In a single window of the Chloroflexota bacterium genome:
- a CDS encoding ferritin-like domain-containing protein, translating to MSASVTPKQAWETMRSLPHLQRIRRGDLEPGRWLNAEPGDGSGGWGSWGVKAKPSKRGLTLMNLIEAGDPPPPEDGFATQQIRGAAMDPRWPLYPMAYAANKRYQVWADNVMALYEEAVSRQWSATRDIPWERLTPLPRDLERALCMICTHFTRVEFLAADHLGEWLAKIGYAYHEVKMFLGAQIMDETRHLEVFRKRAFANGGGMGASMQPKMDTAAALGLMPDQPAIRADYNKNSYAVQFIDEGIVLDLFRFSEFLCQTEVDKIMFQRIMQDEARHVSYGAMRLKFHLENCPDREEETERLHALADTLEVSHAVSILLNPDTMEPSAVLAGGGAGKMDRGYEAYRQLYVRVREEYLRRCDTVGFSRRDRCLLPPEPPF from the coding sequence ATGAGCGCAAGCGTGACGCCGAAGCAGGCTTGGGAGACGATGCGCTCCCTGCCGCACCTCCAGCGCATCCGCCGCGGCGATCTGGAGCCGGGCCGCTGGCTCAACGCCGAACCCGGCGATGGCTCCGGCGGCTGGGGCTCCTGGGGCGTCAAGGCCAAGCCCAGCAAGCGCGGCCTCACCCTCATGAACCTCATCGAAGCCGGCGACCCGCCGCCCCCCGAAGATGGCTTCGCCACCCAGCAGATCCGCGGCGCCGCCATGGATCCCCGGTGGCCCCTCTATCCCATGGCCTATGCCGCCAACAAGCGCTATCAGGTTTGGGCCGATAACGTCATGGCCCTCTATGAGGAGGCCGTCTCCCGCCAGTGGTCCGCCACCCGCGATATCCCCTGGGAGCGGCTCACGCCCCTCCCCCGCGATCTGGAGCGCGCCCTCTGCATGATTTGCACCCACTTCACCCGCGTGGAGTTCCTCGCCGCCGACCACCTGGGCGAATGGCTCGCCAAGATCGGCTATGCCTACCACGAGGTGAAGATGTTCCTGGGCGCCCAGATCATGGACGAGACCCGCCACCTGGAAGTCTTCCGCAAGCGCGCCTTCGCCAACGGCGGCGGCATGGGCGCTTCGATGCAGCCCAAGATGGACACCGCCGCCGCCCTGGGCCTGATGCCCGATCAGCCAGCCATCCGAGCCGATTACAACAAGAACTCCTACGCCGTCCAGTTCATTGACGAAGGCATCGTCCTCGATCTCTTCCGCTTCTCCGAGTTCCTCTGCCAGACGGAAGTGGACAAGATCATGTTCCAGCGCATCATGCAGGACGAGGCTCGCCACGTCTCCTACGGCGCCATGCGCCTCAAGTTCCACCTGGAGAACTGCCCCGATAGGGAAGAGGAGACAGAGCGCCTCCACGCCCTGGCCGATACCCTCGAGGTGAGCCACGCCGTCTCCATCCTCCTCAACCCGGACACCATGGAGCCCAGCGCGGTGCTTGCCGGCGGCGGCGCGGGCAAGATGGACAGGGGCTATGAGGCCTACCGCCAGCTCTATGTCCGCGTCCGCGAGGAATACCTCCGCCGCTGCGACACCGTCGGCTTCTCCCGCCGCGACCGCTGCCTCCTGCCCCCCGAGCCTCCGTTCTAG
- a CDS encoding N-acetyltransferase family protein: protein MTIRNLVIRDAVESDLPAIVAIFNEAVANGYSTAQTTPVTVESRIPWFRSHSPKRPFWVAEVDGKVAAWFSFQDFHDRSGYHITAEVSVYLTAAHQGHGLGKRLLEQAIAGAPKLGLRNLVGLVQAHNEHSVKLFTRAGFAEWGRLPKVAEMNGIERDLVIFGRRVP, encoded by the coding sequence ATGACCATACGCAACCTCGTCATCCGCGACGCCGTCGAGTCCGACCTCCCGGCCATCGTCGCCATCTTCAACGAAGCGGTCGCCAACGGCTATTCCACGGCGCAGACGACGCCCGTCACAGTGGAGAGTCGCATCCCCTGGTTCCGCAGCCATTCGCCGAAGCGGCCGTTCTGGGTGGCTGAGGTGGACGGCAAGGTGGCCGCGTGGTTCAGCTTCCAGGACTTCCACGACCGCTCGGGCTACCACATCACAGCGGAAGTGAGCGTGTATCTCACGGCGGCGCACCAAGGGCATGGCCTGGGCAAGCGGCTGCTGGAGCAGGCCATCGCCGGCGCGCCGAAGCTGGGGCTACGGAACCTGGTGGGCCTGGTGCAGGCCCACAATGAGCATAGCGTGAAGCTCTTCACCCGGGCGGGTTTCGCCGAGTGGGGCCGCCTGCCCAAAGTGGCCGAGATGAACGGCATCGAGCGCGACCTGGTGATTTTCGGGCGACGGGTCCCCTAG
- a CDS encoding SCO1664 family protein, translating to MAQRTKASSATLSLLRGGEVTNPRAIPAGHNAAFLVDVRQGDAACKAVYKPRDGERPLWDFPYGTLYRREYLAWRVSEALGWEIVPATAIREGPYGIGSLQLFIEAVPEAHYFTIQEQRRADLTPIAVFDCLINNTDRKGGHILQAKGDGRLWGIDHGLSFHAEPKLRTVMWELDKAPLPASLVPAIATLCHDEALTKEITSHLAPGEVTAFYQRVEALAAARAISFKPFADRRRPYPWPPL from the coding sequence ATGGCGCAGCGCACGAAGGCCTCTTCGGCAACCCTTTCGCTCCTCCGCGGCGGCGAGGTCACGAACCCGCGCGCCATCCCGGCCGGGCACAACGCCGCCTTCCTGGTGGACGTGCGCCAGGGTGATGCGGCCTGCAAGGCCGTCTACAAGCCGCGCGACGGCGAGCGGCCGCTGTGGGATTTCCCGTACGGAACGCTCTACCGCAGGGAGTACCTGGCCTGGCGCGTGAGCGAGGCGCTAGGGTGGGAGATCGTGCCTGCGACGGCGATCCGCGAAGGGCCCTACGGCATCGGCTCGCTACAGCTCTTCATCGAAGCAGTCCCCGAGGCGCACTACTTCACGATCCAGGAGCAGCGCCGCGCCGACCTGACGCCCATCGCCGTCTTCGACTGCCTCATCAACAACACGGACCGCAAAGGCGGGCATATCCTCCAGGCCAAGGGCGACGGCCGCCTATGGGGGATAGACCACGGCCTGAGCTTTCACGCGGAGCCGAAGCTGCGCACGGTGATGTGGGAGCTGGACAAAGCGCCGCTCCCGGCGAGCCTTGTCCCGGCCATCGCCACGCTGTGCCATGACGAGGCGCTGACGAAAGAAATCACGTCGCACCTTGCGCCGGGAGAGGTGACGGCCTTCTACCAGCGCGTGGAGGCCTTAGCCGCTGCGCGCGCGATCTCCTTCAAGCCCTTCGCCGACCGCCGGCGGCCCTACCCGTGGCCGCCTTTATAA
- a CDS encoding zinc ribbon domain-containing protein: protein MPIYEYLCPQEHRFELKQSFSAETIATCPTCSTQAKRLLHVPAVVYKGSGFYTTDYARKGTDSENGSKPDAKGEKKEGAAASSESKGEAKTETKTETKSESKNTPAKEASPAAAK from the coding sequence ATGCCTATCTATGAGTACTTGTGCCCGCAAGAGCACCGCTTTGAGCTGAAGCAGAGCTTCAGCGCGGAGACGATCGCCACATGCCCCACGTGCTCGACCCAGGCCAAGCGCCTGCTGCACGTGCCTGCCGTGGTGTATAAGGGCAGCGGCTTCTATACCACGGACTACGCCCGCAAAGGGACGGACTCCGAGAACGGCTCCAAGCCAGATGCAAAGGGCGAAAAAAAAGAGGGCGCGGCGGCCTCTTCCGAGAGCAAGGGCGAGGCGAAGACCGAGACGAAGACCGAGACGAAGAGCGAGTCCAAGAACACCCCCGCCAAAGAGGCTTCGCCCGCGGCGGCCAAGTAG
- a CDS encoding D-tyrosyl-tRNA(Tyr) deacylase: protein MRALVQRVARASVAVNGGDVGRIGKGLVLLIGMGREDTDEDSRYIVEKCVNLRIFPDAEGRFNLSALDVQGALLLVSQFTLYAKTRKGRRPSFTTAAPPEQAAPMFERLTAQFRATGLEVQTGRFQEHMLVEIHNDGPVTIMLDSAERHLNRDGREKA, encoded by the coding sequence GTGCGCGCACTCGTCCAGCGCGTCGCCAGGGCGTCCGTCGCCGTGAACGGCGGCGACGTGGGGCGCATCGGCAAGGGACTCGTCCTCCTCATCGGCATGGGCCGGGAGGATACGGACGAGGACAGCCGCTACATCGTGGAGAAGTGCGTCAACCTGCGCATCTTTCCCGATGCCGAAGGGCGCTTCAATCTTTCAGCGCTGGATGTGCAAGGCGCGCTTTTGCTGGTGAGCCAATTCACCCTGTACGCGAAGACGCGCAAGGGCCGCCGCCCGAGTTTCACCACGGCCGCGCCGCCTGAACAGGCCGCGCCGATGTTCGAGCGGCTGACGGCGCAGTTCCGCGCGACGGGACTGGAGGTCCAGACGGGGCGCTTCCAGGAGCACATGCTGGTGGAGATCCACAACGACGGTCCTGTGACCATCATGCTCGATAGCGCGGAGCGCCACCTGAACCGGGACGGGCGGGAGAAGGCCTAG